ATTTATCCCACTTTCCAGCAGCAGCATATATGTTCGAGAGTAAAACATAATTTCCAGCATTTTCTGGTTCCATTGTTAATAGTTTCTCAGCAGCAGACTCCGCAAATTTGGTTTGGGAATGCAGCTTACAGGCACTCAACAAGGGCCCCCACACTCGAGTATCTGGCTTGAATGGCATTTCTTTAACAACTTCTCTAGCTTCATTGATATGTCCAGCTCGCCCTAGCAAATCCACCATGCAGGCATAGTGCTCTTGACTGGGTTGGCAACCATAGATTTCTCTCATCTCCTTAAAAACTGCTCGACCTTCTTTAACAAGGCCTGAATTGACACAAGCAGTCAACAGGCCAAGAAAAGTAACTTGATCCAATTTCAGATTCAACAGCTTCATCTGGTTATACAACTCAAAACATTCTGACCAGTTCCCATGCTTGGCAAATGCACTGATCATTGAGTTCCAAGTTATGACATCCTTACCATCAAttttttcttcatcaaaaagcTTTCTAGCAAAAACTATGCATCCACATTTTGCGTAACTGATAAGAAGTGCAGAATTAACAGATGACAGCAAATTCAGACCGAACTTCAAAGAGTATCCATGAAGGCATTTCACTTGTTCAAGTGCTCCTATATTCACACATGCAGGCAAGATGTTGATAACTGTAATGAAATCTGCTTTAATGCCATCTGTTTTCAGCCTGGAGAAAAGAGAAAGAGCATCAAAATTCTGATCATGGTTTACATATCCTTTGATCATTGAGCTCCATGAAACCACAGTCTTGTTTGTTAGATTGTCAAAAATCTTACGCGCATAAATTAAACAATCACATTCGCAGTACATATCTATAAGAGAATTGTGAACAGACACCTGATAGCCCAAACCATTTCTTGTCACATAAGCATGCATTTGTTTGCCCCACTCAATAGATTTCAACTGCCTGATAGAGGAAATAGTAGGAATAGCAGTAAACATATCAGTTTTAATCCCAAAATTTGCCATGCACCTCAAATTCTCAAGTGATTCCTTTGGTTTTCCATTTTGAGAATATGCAGATACCATTATATTCCACACAACAAGGTCCTTCTCCAGCATAGTTTCAAATAACAATCTTGCATTTGTCAGACTACCTAGTTTTGAATACATTGACAACAAAGCAGTATTCACAGACAAATCATTACTTAAACCACTAACTAGAACCCAACAATGAACAGCTTTTCCTATGCCCAATGAGCCTAAATCAACACTTGTCCTCAATAAATTAATAATAGAGGCCACATTACCACTTTGAGAAGCTTCAACAATCAAACCTTTCCAATAACCCAAATCCTTAACAGGCTTTTCATCAACCACCTTATGCTCAAACTCACCCACTCCCCAATAAAACTCCACCAAAGCATCACCAACAACCTCAAATGAATCAAAACCCAATTTTGCCAACTGCCCATGAACCATTTTCCCGTAATCAGCTTCTGACAAACAAGAACAAGCTCTTATAACTAAAGGGTAAGACTTCTCATCAGGGCAGATGGACTTTTTTACAACCATGTCCTTGTAAACCAACAGAGTCCTTTTATATTCACCCGACGTCACTAAATTTCTTAACATCGTGTTGTAAAGGTGTGAACTTGGGTTGGTGATGGAATCAAAGAGTTGTAAAGAGAGGTTGAGGAGGCCAAAGTTGGAATAGGAATCGATGAGATGAGAGGAAACTGTTGGGTTCTGGTGGAGGCCATGGAGGATGAACCTTGCGTGGATTTGAGGGAGATGGTGTTGTTTCTTGCATAGGTTTAACAGAGAGGAGAAGATACTGCTGAAAAGCTTTGTTTGGGTGGCCAGAAAGTGTGGGAATTGGAGAGGGAAAGAACTAAGAAAATGTCTTGATCGTTGAGCAGAAAGCATCTTTAACTGCAGAGCATTTGGCGGCTATATGGCCATCTTATTAACAAAAGATAAGATTATttagaatattatttaaaatcaaaatcctttttttttttttgaaaatttcaaaagCTACTCTAAGTTTTCTAAACTAAATGGAACTAATAAATAACGGAAGAATATTGAAAAAGGAAATGAAACTTTTTGACCAaaatcctttatttatttatgtttttggtTGCTTGGTAGCGTCGCTTTCCCACGTGAATGTTGTAAAACACATTGTCTCCTTCTATTTGTTGAATCAAAAGATTCCAGTTCAATCTTACTTCCTTGTATTCAAGCTCATTCTTTTTAGCTTATCGAGATTGCCGCCAGTTCTCTCACGTTGACTCTTTCGGTGCgagttttttttctatttcctGTTTGGTTAACTAGAAAATGGGAGGGAAAGGAACGTGaaaacaagtttttttttttttttttgaaattggaTTTTTACTTAGCTCTTGCACAAATTAGTGGTGCAAAAGAATTTCTACTGAAAAAGGTTAATGTAATTTAtaagatgattttttttttctatatttattcatttatccTTTTAGGATGGAGATTTAGATTGAGGGTTGGTGAAGTTATTATAGATACTACTATTTATAACTTTATGCTCTGTTTGGTTGCTCGGAAATTGCAGAATAAGAGATATTAGTTAAGAAGCTAAGGTAAGATTAATGTCTATTTGAGTTCAATTGGAGCAATACTTATGAGTTTGTGACCTAGGAATGGAAAAAAAATGGAAAGATTGCAAGTGAAATGAATTATCTTTTATTATAATGGAGGTTCAATGCTGAGTTTTAAGTAAAAGTGCATATATAACACATAGAAAGGGTTGCGATTTACTGCTTTTTTTGTTGTGTTGTTAAATAGGAATTGCAACTTTAGAGGTTGCTGGAAAGATTGCGGTAGTAGAACATCACCGTGGAGATTTGGAAATGACGGACACTGATAGAGGAAGATCCCGAGACAGGGAATCAGGTTTCATGTCTGTACTTTTAACTCTTGTTTTCCTTTGGCTTTTAGTCTTATTTaaatcatacatacatatatacacgGATCCTTATGTGTTATCACCTAGATGGATGCGGAGGGATGAAATCACATGCCTGCCTCTATTGTGTCTTTACGTATGTCTACTACCTGCATTCTTAGCATTTGTCTGGAATATTTGCAAGCAAAGGTAAGCAAATGTGTTCATCCATGTAGCTGTCTCTGCACTTGCACTTGTGGCTCCCTTTCTATGCATGTAAACTTGAGTCTTTTCTTCTTGGGGATTTGTGGCAGTGAGAGCAGCAGGTGGATGATGGTGTATTCTTTGAATTGTTCCTCCATAATCATCATTAAACTAAAACTTATAATTATATGAAGTGGTAGCAAAGCTGTCTACAATCATCTTCTATTTTCTTATTTAGAATTAATTTCTTTTTTGGTTTCTGGTGACTTGCTATTTAGTCCACTAAGCAATCAATATTGCCTTATTAATATTTTGTTGGCCTTGTTATGGTTGTTTTACAGCTTTTTACCTGTTTACTCAGCAATGGCTTCCGGCTTGCAAACCTGTCCTTAGTCTAGCATGGGTGAGAGCATGACAATGACAACATTCTTTAGTACCAGAAATTCTCATTCATCTCTAGCCCATATTTTAACTTGCATTTTATGATGTTAActgttattatttattaatgcTGATTATTTCCTAACTTTATTTATGTGTTTCATCTTCATTTCTGCAGGTCATTCTGATATTTTTGTTTATAGGTTTCATTTTCATTCCTGTTGGCCTTGTTACTCTGCAAGCTTCTCATAGTGTAATTGCCCATTCTTTAGCTCTTGTAATCTCATGTGGCTATATATTATACTTCTTTTCTAAACATCCATTGATATATTTATAACATGTGAATAAGCATTTTCGTTTGTTTGGTAGGTTGTTGAAATTGTGGAACAATATGATATAGGATGTGTACCTAAGCCATTTAGAATCAATAAGGTTTCATACATCCAGGATGACTCAATTCCCAAGAACTGTTCTCTTTCCTTCTAGGTGATACATCTTTTCTTCGTCGACCATGTCTTCAGTGTGAAAATCTTGCTTCCTTAAGTTGGTGTAGTAAGATCAGCATATAGTTAATACGGAAATGTTTCATATGTTTCAATCTTTGTCTAGCAAAGCTATATCTTCAACCATTCTTTCTCTGTGAATACAGTGCTTACATTGCAGTACAGACTGTAAGGAATTGAGTGTCTATTTCTAGTTAAAGTGCAAATTTGCATCACGTGGCTTTGAAATTTACTATGAAGTAAAACCAGTTATTATCTGTGGAATTTGAGTTAATTGGAAGGGTAACTGAACTGTTACATAGTATTTCTTTCTATCCTTTTTCCATAATTCTTTTGTGAGTCAATTTTATTTTGTGCAATGTTGAGAGAAACATTTATTCAATGCTAGTATAGGTGCATTATTCTTCGTAGAACACAGGTCCTTATTAAGCTGCATATCACTGTTTTTTCGTAACACTTATTTTGCATCGAACATTTCTTTGTAGGTGCCCAAGCACATGAAAGCTCCTACTGACATTTACTATCAGCTTAATAATTATTAGACCACTGACGGTGCGGAGTCTTTCATGTGATGGGTTTAAAATTTTGGCTTGATCAGCATTGATAAAGTGATCCATTGCAACCAGTgtttaaatgaattatcaagtGGCTTGTTGCCTTACTTTTACTTTTGGCAGTCTTTTGACCTTAAAATAGCTATTCATGGTTGAGGCCTTGCTTACAATATTTCCCTTTTTACCTTAGTtgtttacttattttttatttacaattgattcaaatttcaaaattttcttggTTTAATCTTCATTGTTTCTTCAGTTTACAGTTCACTGGTCTAAACATTTTCCAGGTACATCAAAAGCAGAAGTGATCAGCAACTCTTACGTGGACGGAAGTATCATGACACCATTTCATGTCATCCTGTAGAGTTCAGCAATGATCAGCATATCCTTCCTTGTGGGTTAATAGCATGGAGTTTATTTAATGATACATTTACATTTATTCGTGATAGAGAAGAACTCAAGGTCAACAGGAAGAACATTGCCCGGAAGAGTGACCGGGAACACAAATTCGGAAAGAATGTATATCCTTTCAATTTCCAAAATGGTACAGTGATCGGCGGTGGGAAGCTGAACCCAAGAATTCCAGTAAGTATTATCTTTTTCTAGAGGCTTTCTACTGTCCTTTCTCCGATTCTTTTGTCTAGCAAGAAATTACTTATCCAGTACAACCAACTAGCATATATCTTTCAATAACAAGTTTTCTTCTTTTCATTATGTTAATACAGTCTATTCGGTTTGAATAATGTATTCAGCTAGAGCTTGAGATATGAAATAATCTTTTGGTTTATGGTTTTCTGCACTTTCTTTTGAGGCTGGTGAATGAATGCATTGTAGCTGAGCGATCAGGAGGATCTTATTGTGTGGATGCGTACATCTGCCCTTCCTAGCTTCCGAAAATTGTATGGAAGAATCGAAACGGATTTAGATGTGGATGATGTTGTAGTGGTCCACTAATGAACAACTACAACACATACAGTTTTGGTGGTAAAAAGAAGCTTGTTCTTTCAACAACAAGCTGGTTGGGACGAAAGAATGACTTCCTTGGTCTTGCATATGTCTTTATTGGTTCTTCTTCGGTTACCGTTGCCGTTGTTATCACGCTCCTACATCTACTGTCTCCAAGGTAAAAGCTCAAAAGTAATAAACAAAAACTTCTAATTCTCTACACTTCCATCCAAATACTATTATCTTACATTCATTTTACTTTTACCAAATGTTAATCTGCTGCAAATTCCACCCCTGGATATATTCCCTTCTTTTCAGATTTCTGGAAGTGTTGTATGACACATTGCTTCTGTATACTTTTCTGTGCATGTGTTAGTAGAAACAAATTATTTACCGTGGAACCGGAAAAACCTTTCAGTGTGATTCGCTTGTGATATCAAACCATATTCCAGTAAATCATTTAGGCTATTCCCTTTCTGAATTATTTACAAACAAGCTTGCTATACATGCTAATAGTTCAACGAAAGGAATATTTTCAGGAAAATGCTATATGTTGTGACAAATGAATGCAAAGTAGGTACCTTTCTCTTTGAATAGCTTCCTGTACATTAAATACAATAACGTTAAAAAACCCCTTTTTTTCCCCGTAGAAGAGGACACAGGTTAA
The Gossypium arboreum isolate Shixiya-1 chromosome 10, ASM2569848v2, whole genome shotgun sequence genome window above contains:
- the LOC108488483 gene encoding pentatricopeptide repeat-containing protein At1g11290, chloroplastic-like: MLSAQRSRHFLSSFPLQFPHFLATQTKLFSSIFSSLLNLCKKQHHLPQIHARFILHGLHQNPTVSSHLIDSYSNFGLLNLSLQLFDSITNPSSHLYNTMLRNLVTSGEYKRTLLVYKDMVVKKSICPDEKSYPLVIRACSCLSEADYGKMVHGQLAKLGFDSFEVVGDALVEFYWGVGEFEHKVVDEKPVKDLGYWKGLIVEASQSGNVASIINLLRTSVDLGSLGIGKAVHCWVLVSGLSNDLSVNTALLSMYSKLGSLTNARLLFETMLEKDLVVWNIMVSAYSQNGKPKESLENLRCMANFGIKTDMFTAIPTISSIRQLKSIEWGKQMHAYVTRNGLGYQVSVHNSLIDMYCECDCLIYARKIFDNLTNKTVVSWSSMIKGYVNHDQNFDALSLFSRLKTDGIKADFITVINILPACVNIGALEQVKCLHGYSLKFGLNLLSSVNSALLISYAKCGCIVFARKLFDEEKIDGKDVITWNSMISAFAKHGNWSECFELYNQMKLLNLKLDQVTFLGLLTACVNSGLVKEGRAVFKEMREIYGCQPSQEHYACMVDLLGRAGHINEAREVVKEMPFKPDTRVWGPLLSACKLHSQTKFAESAAEKLLTMEPENAGNYVLLSNIYAAAGKWDKFAKMRRLLKEKGLNKTPGCSWLQINGHVHEFRVADKSHPKANDIYALLGILEFSIKEAKEQTVRESILSAYFVHQGIDNRK